In a genomic window of Bacteroidota bacterium:
- a CDS encoding ATP-dependent Clp protease ATP-binding subunit, translating into MEAKFSPRVKDVITYSREEALRLGHDYIGTEHLLLGIIRDGEGMAIKILQALEVNLTELRRFIEQSIKTPAKPSNNLQNIPLIKQAEKALKITYLEAKVFKSAMIGTEHLLLSILKVEDNLAASILAKFNVDYDAVKSELELLLTNPDASASESPRADLPGSASEDDDADDAGSFSQGAKKPVDPKSKTPVLDNFGRDLTKAAEEDKLDPIVGREKEIERVSQILSRRKKNNPILIGEPGVGKSAIAEGLALRIVQKKVSRTLFNKRVVTLDLASLVAGTKYRGQFEERMKAVMNELEKSPDVILFIDEIHTIIGAGGASGSLDASNMFKPALARGEIQCIGATTLDEYRQYIEKDGALERRFQKVIVEPANEAESLEILMNIKEKYEDHHNVTYTDEAIKACVTLTQRYLSDRHLPDKAIDAMDEVGARVHITNINVPQNIIDIEKKLEEVKAQKNKVVRSQKYEEAAKLRDTERQLLEQLEAAKKVWEEETKNNREMVTEDNVAEVVAMMTGVPVQRIAQNESSRLLNMYDSIHGKVIGQNDAIRKIVKAIQRNRAGLKDPNKPIGSFIFLGPTGVGKTQLAKILSKYLFDSDDALVRIDMSEYMEKFAVSRLIGAPPGYVGYEEGGQLTEKIRRKPYSVVLLDEIEKAHPDVFNLLLQALDDGQLTDSLGRKIDFKNTIIIMTSNIGSRQLKDFGQGVGFTTSAKASASESNAKSVIENALKKAFAPEFLNRIDDVIIFNSLTREDIHQIIDIELANLYGRIDTLGFKIKMTEEAKDFIAEKGFDSSFGARPLKRAIQKYLEDPLAEEIIKSKLAEGDVIDVGFDAEKKEITLKVTKGKKKKAKEE; encoded by the coding sequence ATGGAAGCTAAATTTTCACCACGGGTTAAAGACGTTATTACTTACAGCCGCGAAGAGGCTTTGAGATTAGGTCATGATTATATTGGCACCGAACATTTGTTGCTTGGAATTATTCGCGACGGTGAAGGAATGGCAATAAAAATTTTGCAGGCATTGGAGGTTAACCTTACGGAATTGCGCCGTTTTATTGAGCAATCTATCAAGACTCCTGCAAAGCCAAGTAATAATTTACAGAATATACCTTTGATAAAACAAGCTGAAAAGGCACTGAAAATAACCTATTTGGAAGCTAAAGTGTTTAAAAGTGCCATGATTGGTACAGAGCATTTATTGTTATCGATACTAAAGGTTGAGGATAATTTAGCAGCAAGCATATTGGCAAAGTTTAACGTAGATTATGATGCCGTTAAATCAGAACTGGAATTATTGCTTACCAACCCGGATGCCTCAGCTAGCGAATCACCGCGTGCAGATTTGCCCGGTAGCGCCAGCGAAGATGATGATGCCGATGATGCAGGAAGTTTTTCGCAAGGAGCTAAAAAGCCGGTTGATCCTAAATCGAAAACCCCGGTTTTAGACAATTTTGGACGCGATTTAACGAAAGCAGCCGAGGAAGATAAGTTGGATCCAATTGTTGGTAGAGAAAAAGAAATTGAACGTGTTTCTCAGATTTTAAGTCGACGCAAAAAGAACAATCCTATTTTAATTGGAGAACCCGGTGTTGGTAAATCGGCTATTGCCGAAGGATTGGCTTTGCGAATTGTGCAGAAAAAAGTATCTCGCACCTTATTTAATAAGCGAGTTGTAACTCTTGATTTGGCTTCCTTAGTTGCGGGTACAAAATATCGTGGACAATTTGAAGAGCGCATGAAGGCAGTGATGAACGAACTCGAAAAATCGCCTGATGTTATTTTGTTTATAGACGAAATACATACCATAATTGGTGCCGGTGGAGCTTCAGGTTCGCTGGATGCCAGCAACATGTTTAAACCTGCTTTAGCACGCGGCGAAATTCAATGTATAGGAGCAACCACCTTAGATGAATATCGCCAGTACATCGAAAAAGATGGTGCACTTGAACGTCGTTTTCAAAAGGTAATTGTAGAACCTGCGAATGAAGCAGAATCGTTGGAAATATTGATGAACATTAAGGAAAAGTACGAAGATCATCACAATGTTACCTACACCGACGAAGCCATCAAAGCTTGCGTAACCTTAACGCAACGCTATTTAAGTGATCGCCATTTGCCCGATAAAGCTATTGATGCCATGGATGAAGTAGGGGCTAGGGTGCACATTACCAACATTAATGTACCTCAAAATATTATTGATATTGAGAAAAAACTAGAAGAAGTTAAAGCTCAAAAAAATAAAGTGGTACGTAGCCAAAAATATGAGGAAGCTGCGAAATTACGCGATACTGAACGTCAATTGTTAGAGCAACTCGAAGCTGCTAAAAAGGTGTGGGAAGAAGAAACAAAGAACAATCGCGAAATGGTAACCGAAGACAATGTTGCCGAAGTAGTGGCAATGATGACAGGCGTTCCGGTGCAACGTATTGCACAAAACGAAAGTTCACGTTTGCTCAACATGTACGATTCAATTCATGGAAAAGTAATTGGACAAAACGATGCCATTCGTAAAATTGTAAAAGCGATACAGCGAAATCGTGCCGGATTAAAAGACCCAAATAAACCTATCGGTTCATTTATTTTCCTTGGACCAACCGGGGTTGGAAAAACACAATTGGCAAAAATTTTAAGCAAATATTTGTTCGATAGCGACGATGCGCTAGTACGTATAGATATGAGCGAGTACATGGAGAAATTTGCAGTGTCACGATTAATTGGTGCACCTCCGGGATATGTTGGGTATGAGGAAGGAGGTCAGTTGACCGAAAAAATTCGAAGAAAGCCCTATTCGGTTGTCTTGCTTGATGAAATAGAAAAAGCGCATCCGGATGTATTTAATTTATTGTTGCAAGCATTAGATGATGGTCAGTTAACTGATAGCTTAGGGCGCAAAATTGATTTTAAGAATACCATTATCATTATGACTTCAAACATTGGTTCACGCCAATTGAAAGATTTTGGTCAAGGTGTTGGATTTACAACCTCCGCAAAAGCCAGTGCAAGCGAATCAAATGCAAAAAGTGTAATTGAAAACGCCTTGAAAAAAGCTTTTGCACCTGAGTTTTTGAACCGTATTGACGATGTGATTATTTTCAATTCGTTAACTCGTGAGGACATACATCAAATTATAGATATTGAGTTGGCTAATTTGTATGGTAGAATTGACACTTTAGGTTTTAAAATTAAGATGACCGAAGAGGCGAAAGATTTTATTGCAGAAAAGGGCTTTGATAGTAGCTTTGGAGCAAGACCATTAAAAAGAGCTATTCAAAAGTACCTAGAAGATCCATTGGCAGAAGAGATCATTAAATCGAAACTAGCCGAAGGCGATGTAATTGATGTTGGTTTTGATGCAGAGAAAAAAGAAATCACCTTAAAGGTAACCAAAGGAAAAAAGAAAAAAGCAAAGGAAGAATAA
- the gyrA gene encoding DNA gyrase subunit A codes for MADGERIIKINIEEEMKTAYIDYSMSVIVSRALPDVRDGLKPVHRRVLYGMLDLGVFSNRPYKKSARIVGEVLGKYHPHGDTSVYDAMVRMAQEWSLRYPLVDGQGNFGSVDGDSPAAMRYTEARLKKIAEEMLADIEKETVDFRLNFDDSLEEPTVLPAKLPNLLLNGASGIAVGMATNMPPHNLREVVDATIAYIDNRDIDVAGLMQHIKAPDFPTGGIIYGYDGVRSAFETGRGRIVLRAQHTIETTPGGRERIIVTEIPYQINKAEMIKKTADLVNDKKIEGISNILDESDRTGMRIVYEIKKDAITNVVVNKLFKYTELQTSFSVNNIALVKGRPMMLNLKDMLHHFVDHRHEVVVRRTKFELSQAEKRAHILEGYLIALDHLDEVIKMIRESATPQAAQDGLMTSFNLSEIQAKAILEMRLRVLTGLERDKIKEEYNELMKTIAYLRSILENEGLRMQIIKDELLELKEKYGDARKSEIVYSAEDFRIEDMIADEEVVVTVSHLGYIKRTQLSEYKTQNRGGKGSKGSATRDEDFLEHMFTASTHNYLLFFTEQGKCYWMRAFEIPEGTKQSKGRAIQNLLNIAPDDKIKAYINVKDLTDEEYLNNNFIIMCTKKGTIKKTSLKAYSRPRQNGINAINVKDGDTLLEAKLTNGSNEIMLASKSGKLVRFPEEKARAIGRNATGVRGIRLSSDSDEVIGMICISDPKSNVLVVSETGYGKRSELEEYRVTNRGGKGVKTINITEKTGNLIALKDVTDENDIMIINKSGITIRLAVADLRVIGRATQGVKFIDLGKNDEIAAVAKVDAEPEMPEELDENGNLIVRDEAPSNENESTSSSEEGDKTE; via the coding sequence ATGGCAGACGGAGAAAGAATAATTAAGATTAACATTGAAGAAGAAATGAAAACCGCTTACATCGATTATTCGATGTCGGTTATTGTAAGCCGCGCTTTGCCGGATGTACGTGATGGTTTAAAGCCGGTTCACCGCAGAGTACTATACGGTATGCTCGATTTAGGTGTATTTAGCAATCGTCCCTATAAAAAATCAGCCAGAATTGTTGGTGAAGTGCTAGGAAAATACCATCCACATGGTGATACCTCGGTATACGATGCAATGGTGCGTATGGCTCAGGAATGGAGCTTGCGCTATCCTTTAGTGGATGGCCAGGGTAACTTTGGTTCTGTAGATGGCGATAGCCCGGCTGCAATGCGATATACTGAAGCTCGTTTGAAAAAAATTGCCGAAGAGATGTTGGCTGATATTGAAAAGGAAACGGTTGATTTTCGCTTAAATTTTGATGATTCATTAGAAGAACCTACAGTATTACCTGCCAAATTGCCAAACTTGCTTTTAAACGGAGCTTCCGGAATTGCAGTAGGTATGGCTACCAATATGCCTCCACATAACTTAAGAGAAGTGGTGGATGCTACCATTGCCTATATCGATAATCGTGATATTGATGTTGCCGGATTAATGCAACATATAAAAGCTCCCGATTTCCCAACAGGTGGAATAATTTATGGATACGATGGTGTTCGCAGCGCATTCGAAACTGGAAGAGGTCGTATTGTGCTTCGTGCTCAACACACTATTGAAACAACTCCTGGAGGAAGAGAACGTATTATTGTAACCGAAATTCCTTATCAAATCAATAAAGCAGAAATGATTAAGAAAACTGCTGATTTGGTAAACGATAAAAAAATTGAAGGTATCAGCAATATACTCGATGAAAGCGACCGTACCGGAATGCGCATTGTGTATGAAATTAAGAAAGATGCGATAACGAATGTAGTTGTTAACAAACTATTTAAATATACCGAGCTTCAAACTTCTTTTAGTGTAAACAACATTGCCTTAGTTAAAGGACGTCCAATGATGCTTAACTTAAAGGATATGTTGCATCACTTTGTTGACCACCGTCATGAAGTTGTGGTACGTCGTACTAAGTTTGAATTATCTCAAGCCGAAAAAAGAGCACACATCCTCGAAGGTTACCTAATTGCCTTAGATCATTTGGATGAGGTAATTAAAATGATTCGTGAATCAGCTACGCCTCAAGCTGCACAAGATGGTTTGATGACTAGCTTTAATTTGAGCGAAATTCAAGCTAAAGCAATACTTGAGATGCGCTTACGTGTACTTACTGGTTTAGAGCGAGATAAGATCAAAGAAGAGTACAACGAATTAATGAAAACCATTGCTTATTTAAGATCGATTTTAGAGAACGAAGGCTTGAGAATGCAGATTATTAAAGACGAGCTTTTAGAGTTGAAAGAAAAATACGGCGATGCGCGTAAATCAGAAATTGTTTACTCTGCCGAAGATTTTAGAATTGAAGACATGATAGCTGATGAAGAAGTTGTGGTAACAGTTTCGCACCTTGGCTATATTAAACGCACCCAATTAAGTGAATATAAAACCCAAAATCGGGGCGGTAAAGGTTCAAAAGGAAGTGCAACCCGCGATGAGGACTTTTTAGAACACATGTTTACTGCAAGCACTCACAATTACCTGTTGTTTTTTACCGAACAAGGTAAATGCTATTGGATGCGCGCATTTGAAATTCCGGAAGGCACCAAACAAAGTAAAGGTAGAGCAATTCAAAACCTACTAAACATTGCGCCTGATGATAAAATCAAAGCCTATATCAATGTGAAAGACTTAACAGATGAAGAATACTTAAACAACAACTTCATCATTATGTGTACGAAGAAAGGTACCATTAAGAAAACTAGTCTAAAAGCCTATTCTCGTCCACGTCAAAATGGTATCAATGCTATTAATGTTAAGGACGGTGATACTTTATTGGAAGCAAAATTAACCAATGGCTCCAACGAAATTATGTTGGCTTCAAAATCAGGTAAATTGGTGCGTTTCCCTGAAGAAAAGGCACGTGCCATTGGTCGTAATGCTACCGGTGTTAGAGGAATTAGATTAAGCTCTGATAGCGACGAGGTAATTGGTATGATTTGCATTAGCGATCCTAAAAGCAATGTATTGGTAGTTTCGGAAACAGGTTATGGAAAACGCTCTGAGCTGGAAGAATACCGTGTTACCAACCGTGGTGGAAAAGGTGTTAAAACCATTAATATTACCGAAAAAACAGGAAATTTAATTGCTTTGAAAGATGTAACAGACGAAAATGATATCATGATTATTAATAAATCGGGTATTACTATTCGTTTAGCTGTGGCTGATTTACGAGTAATCGGAAGAGCTACGCAAGGAGTTAAATTTATTGACCTGGGCAAAAACGATGAAATAGCTGCTGTTGCTAAAGTAGATGCAGAGCCTGAAATGCCTGAAGAACTTGATGAAAATGGCAACCTTATTGTAAGAGATGAGGCACCATCAAATGAGAACGAATCAACTTCAAGCTCAGAGGAAGGCGATAAAACTGAATAA
- a CDS encoding lamin tail domain-containing protein gives MKNLKLFILLLLVCQRSFSQAPEIWGVAKSTINSSSYTIYKTDTSLNNPVSTVKVLSSQIDGTPTGNLVKGIYDSLIYGVLTSQSGLFKIYKINTLTNHFSILYQTTTANQGTYVVGELMKHPNGKYYGMTYSGGSQGLGVLFEWNPIANTYQVKHHFSGVDGSAPRSNASLRYCNNDGYFYGLTEGGGTNNYGVLFRYKVTTNTYEVINNFDYNNGIVPNGSVQLLEYANGDLNILYTLCLSNSNNWGTLCNTRYTNSTTAFTTTYHSFSGLYFYNNTMQFSNPKGEIIRLKTNNSNNDAQFMGMAKVGSQNLYALYSFAVNKLTKQIYTNTSLNFTSYFPTDQVYWTSDNIVQSNFANGVVYLVTNGLSYLNINGSFIRKYYPMNNYFAVNRDIYNTQNLSNLVDGCRPYIHIYSPCVAATLPTLSSSATSVCNNNPVTLSINGGSLNGSTAWNWYTDSCGGNIVGTGTSITITQSVTTTYYVRGEGGCSTNGNCANITVYCFPAGNGNDLLFSEYIEGSSNNKALEIFNPTSTLIDLSIYKVELYINGSTSPTNSQVLTGNLAPGDVFVLSNSGAASQFISIANILSNACNYNGDDAIVLKKNNVPIDIIGEIGIDPGLNWPISGGGATSDFTLVRDSMVINPETNWTISQNQWYVYPINTTSYLGYHKMHYSPNAVEATQASQGIKIYPNPGNGLITVQLKEKSRITITNSMGQIIYDSKIADTNFVLNIHEFASGMYFIKSSDKVTKYLKL, from the coding sequence ATGAAAAACCTAAAACTATTCATTCTATTACTTCTTGTTTGCCAACGCTCATTTTCACAAGCTCCTGAAATTTGGGGAGTTGCCAAATCAACAATAAATAGTTCAAGTTATACTATTTATAAAACGGATACAAGTTTGAACAATCCGGTTTCCACAGTAAAAGTATTATCATCACAAATTGATGGTACACCAACCGGTAATTTAGTAAAGGGAATTTACGACAGTTTAATATATGGAGTATTGACATCTCAATCAGGATTGTTTAAAATTTATAAAATAAATACACTCACAAACCATTTTTCGATTCTTTATCAAACCACAACAGCTAATCAAGGAACATACGTAGTAGGAGAGTTAATGAAACATCCGAATGGTAAATATTACGGAATGACCTATTCTGGAGGCAGTCAAGGTTTGGGAGTTCTATTTGAATGGAATCCAATAGCTAATACTTACCAAGTGAAACATCATTTTAGTGGTGTTGATGGCTCCGCACCAAGAAGCAATGCTTCCTTGAGATATTGTAACAATGATGGTTATTTTTATGGGTTAACTGAAGGGGGTGGAACGAATAACTATGGTGTTTTATTTAGATACAAAGTCACAACCAACACTTACGAGGTAATTAATAATTTTGATTATAACAACGGTATTGTTCCGAATGGCTCTGTTCAACTTTTAGAATATGCAAATGGGGATTTAAATATTTTGTATACTTTATGTTTAAGTAATAGCAATAATTGGGGAACGTTATGTAATACACGTTATACCAATAGTACAACAGCATTTACAACTACCTACCACAGTTTTTCAGGACTATATTTTTACAATAACACAATGCAATTTAGCAACCCCAAAGGCGAAATTATTAGATTAAAAACCAATAATTCAAATAATGATGCACAGTTTATGGGAATGGCAAAAGTTGGAAGTCAAAATCTATATGCCTTGTATTCATTTGCTGTTAACAAACTAACCAAACAAATTTATACAAATACCAGTTTGAATTTTACAAGCTACTTTCCAACCGATCAAGTGTATTGGACGAGCGATAATATAGTGCAAAGCAACTTTGCAAATGGGGTTGTGTATTTAGTAACAAATGGTCTTAGTTATTTAAATATCAATGGTAGTTTTATTCGTAAGTATTATCCAATGAATAACTATTTTGCCGTTAACAGGGATATTTATAACACACAAAATTTGTCTAATCTAGTGGATGGCTGCCGTCCGTATATACATATCTATTCCCCTTGCGTTGCAGCAACTTTACCCACATTGTCAAGTTCAGCAACAAGTGTTTGTAATAACAATCCGGTTACTTTATCAATTAATGGTGGTTCCTTAAATGGTTCAACGGCTTGGAATTGGTATACCGACAGTTGTGGTGGAAATATAGTTGGTACAGGCACCAGCATTACTATAACACAAAGTGTAACTACAACTTATTATGTTCGTGGAGAGGGTGGCTGCAGTACAAATGGAAATTGTGCCAACATAACAGTTTATTGTTTTCCGGCAGGTAACGGAAATGATTTATTATTTTCTGAATATATCGAAGGAAGTTCAAATAACAAGGCACTTGAAATTTTTAATCCAACCAGTACATTAATTGATTTATCAATTTATAAAGTTGAACTTTATATTAATGGTTCAACATCACCAACTAATTCGCAAGTATTAACGGGCAATTTAGCTCCTGGAGATGTTTTTGTTTTGTCTAATTCAGGTGCAGCATCACAATTTATTTCAATCGCGAATATTCTTTCAAATGCATGCAATTATAACGGTGACGATGCAATTGTTCTTAAGAAGAATAATGTTCCTATCGATATTATTGGAGAAATTGGAATAGATCCCGGTTTAAATTGGCCGATTTCTGGTGGTGGAGCAACTTCTGATTTTACATTAGTTAGAGATAGTATGGTTATTAATCCTGAAACAAATTGGACTATTTCACAAAATCAATGGTATGTTTACCCAATAAATACAACTAGTTATTTAGGTTATCATAAAATGCATTATTCTCCTAATGCTGTTGAGGCAACTCAAGCATCACAAGGCATAAAAATATATCCTAATCCTGGCAATGGCTTAATTACAGTGCAGTTAAAAGAAAAATCTAGAATTACCATTACAAATAGTATGGGACAAATTATTTATGATTCAAAAATTGCGGATACTAATTTTGTACTAAACATTCATGAGTTTGCTTCTGGTATGTATTTTATTAAATCTTCTGATAAAGTGACGAAATACCTTAAATTATAG
- a CDS encoding T9SS type A sorting domain-containing protein — MINYTYTDLNNCSNNAYNTQVVDLCLSLEPKIANQSNIKFYPNPANEYIHITDANGAEVAVFNSIGEIVETVFIKTDFYILNIKKYLPGIYFLRVTSMNRPSSHLFIKQISN; from the coding sequence TTGATAAACTATACTTATACGGATTTAAATAATTGTAGTAATAATGCTTACAATACACAGGTTGTTGATTTGTGTTTGTCACTTGAACCTAAAATCGCGAATCAAAGTAACATTAAATTTTATCCAAATCCAGCGAATGAATACATTCATATAACGGATGCAAATGGAGCTGAAGTTGCAGTATTCAATAGCATTGGAGAAATAGTAGAAACTGTTTTTATTAAGACGGACTTTTACATTTTAAACATCAAAAAATATTTACCCGGAATTTATTTTTTAAGGGTTACTAGCATGAATAGACCTAGTAGCCACTTATTTATCAAACAGATTTCGAACTAA
- a CDS encoding histidine kinase — MDDQKDFFVSFPYTITQFQNKLYISTSSGEFILNDKIQVIGKLENNKATTSILIDFENGKWLTTRNNGIYYHPNSFVTKIEGFDSNINKIIINPYDENELFITSIGKYFTYNLSSKKISTTTINSSYWNQEPITDIEFLSKDIFVISSTVGIVIINHETQKIAPNKWKGGIKKILIDKDSVYLARSASVLKQSLKDLLLDSDPEKQKSQLVLQKRTFSICKDLHNDIWLGTIDGIYKKSKNSFEKYFSNVTSRITSIKFTKDNDLIFSSDIDGVYCYKNGILKHITTADGLISNRVNSISIDSKNEFIWISTSKGISKLNAKNFSITENITAPLGLATIFINDLFPLNDSLILFATPTGMYELNHQKKITAPPPYINIVDLRVNSIKQILGKTLNLSHTQNNIELTFSGISYLSRRNIEFWYAFGKDTLKWKKSNSANLNFLSLAPDNYLLALKCKNSEGTWSKTLVIPIHINEPFYKTFTFITAISLLLMLSILLLFYAYKRRTEKENKIQLLLSETKQKALRAQLNPHFIFNALNSIQFLFLSNKEEKAQDYLNKFSTILRNTLNNSDKTHVSLQEELVNLQNYVDIEKIRKEGGFNFEIQIDKNIDTFNLMVPSMLLQPIVENSIWHGLEKSKNLGEIVIQVLNMEEEAIKIIVSDNGSGYTKSTELKPSTSTHQSKGTTLLYDRILALNSLSKTKASLKITDTLKGTTVELILPKKYA; from the coding sequence GTGGATGATCAGAAGGACTTTTTTGTTTCATTTCCTTATACTATTACCCAATTCCAAAATAAACTTTACATAAGTACTTCCTCTGGTGAGTTTATTTTGAATGACAAAATTCAAGTAATTGGTAAGTTAGAAAACAATAAAGCAACTACTTCCATCTTAATTGACTTTGAAAATGGAAAATGGTTAACCACTCGAAACAATGGAATTTACTATCATCCAAACTCTTTTGTTACTAAAATTGAAGGCTTTGATTCAAACATAAATAAAATAATTATCAACCCTTACGATGAAAATGAACTATTTATAACCAGTATTGGAAAATACTTTACCTATAATTTAAGTAGCAAAAAAATTAGTACTACCACCATTAACTCATCTTATTGGAACCAAGAACCAATAACTGATATAGAGTTTTTATCAAAAGACATTTTTGTAATTTCAAGTACTGTAGGAATAGTTATTATTAATCATGAAACACAAAAAATTGCTCCAAATAAGTGGAAAGGAGGAATCAAAAAAATTCTGATAGATAAAGACTCCGTTTACCTCGCAAGATCTGCTTCAGTTTTAAAGCAATCATTGAAAGATCTGTTATTAGATTCAGACCCTGAAAAACAAAAAAGCCAACTAGTTTTACAAAAAAGAACTTTTTCGATTTGCAAGGACTTACACAATGATATTTGGTTGGGTACAATAGATGGTATTTATAAAAAAAGTAAAAATTCCTTCGAAAAATATTTCTCGAATGTAACTTCTCGAATAACATCAATTAAGTTTACAAAGGATAATGATCTCATATTTTCATCCGATATTGATGGTGTTTATTGTTATAAAAATGGAATTCTTAAACACATAACAACTGCCGATGGATTAATTAGCAATCGAGTAAATTCAATTTCTATAGATTCTAAAAATGAATTTATTTGGATTTCAACTTCTAAAGGAATATCAAAATTAAATGCTAAAAATTTTTCGATAACAGAAAATATTACAGCCCCTTTGGGTTTAGCTACAATTTTTATAAATGACTTATTTCCATTAAACGACTCATTAATTTTGTTTGCTACCCCAACCGGTATGTATGAATTAAATCATCAAAAAAAAATTACCGCTCCTCCTCCCTACATTAACATTGTTGATTTACGAGTTAATTCAATCAAGCAAATACTTGGCAAAACATTAAACTTAAGTCATACCCAAAACAATATTGAACTTACCTTTAGTGGTATTTCTTATTTAAGTAGACGAAACATTGAATTCTGGTATGCCTTTGGAAAAGATACATTGAAATGGAAAAAATCAAATTCGGCCAATTTAAACTTTCTAAGTCTTGCTCCAGACAATTATTTATTAGCATTAAAATGTAAAAACAGTGAGGGTACTTGGAGTAAAACGCTAGTTATACCAATTCATATAAATGAACCTTTTTATAAAACCTTTACTTTCATTACAGCTATATCTCTACTGCTAATGCTAAGTATTTTATTATTGTTTTATGCATACAAACGAAGAACTGAAAAAGAAAACAAAATACAATTGCTGCTTTCTGAAACTAAGCAAAAAGCCCTAAGAGCACAACTCAATCCTCATTTTATATTTAACGCTTTAAACTCTATCCAATTTTTATTTCTATCCAATAAAGAAGAAAAAGCACAAGATTATTTAAACAAATTTTCCACTATACTTCGCAACACACTTAATAACTCTGATAAAACACATGTAAGCTTACAAGAGGAATTAGTAAATCTTCAAAACTATGTTGACATCGAGAAAATAAGAAAAGAAGGTGGTTTCAACTTTGAGATACAAATTGATAAAAATATTGATACATTTAATTTGATGGTACCTTCTATGCTACTACAACCAATAGTTGAAAATTCAATTTGGCATGGTTTAGAAAAGAGTAAAAATTTAGGCGAAATTGTTATTCAAGTTCTTAATATGGAGGAAGAAGCTATTAAAATTATTGTTTCAGACAATGGTAGTGGTTATACTAAAAGCACAGAATTAAAGCCATCCACATCCACGCATCAATCTAAAGGAACAACTTTGTTATACGACCGTATTCTAGCCTTAAATAGTCTCTCAAAAACTAAAGCTTCCTTAAAAATTACTGATACATTAAAAGGAACAACAGTGGAATTAATATTACCTAAAAAATATGCTTAA
- a CDS encoding response regulator transcription factor has product MYSAIIIDDELTARDTIELIITKNELSIDVIAKAKDADEGIRLINKLSPEIIFLDINMPGKSGIEMLEYISTKNLQIIFTTAYDEYAIKAINLSACYYLLKPINVTELKKAVSKAIENIELKNDFSKNIDLFKELYAKPQAFPEKIIVTNKNSYEIIKVSEIIYLKGDKNYTWIFLAEGQFIASKTLKEFEDTFDNKQFFRIHQSFIINKNNIKRILNTRPDQVELSNGIKLGIARDRKKELMDWISA; this is encoded by the coding sequence ATGTATAGTGCAATAATTATTGATGATGAGCTAACTGCTCGAGATACTATTGAATTAATCATTACTAAAAATGAGCTTTCAATTGATGTGATTGCAAAGGCTAAAGATGCAGATGAAGGAATTCGATTAATAAATAAATTGTCACCTGAAATAATTTTTTTGGATATCAATATGCCTGGCAAAAGTGGAATAGAAATGCTTGAATACATTTCTACTAAAAATTTACAAATAATTTTTACAACTGCTTACGATGAATATGCTATCAAAGCTATTAACCTTTCTGCTTGTTACTATCTGCTTAAACCCATAAATGTTACCGAATTAAAAAAGGCAGTTTCAAAAGCTATCGAAAATATTGAATTAAAAAATGATTTTTCGAAAAACATTGACTTGTTTAAAGAGCTTTACGCTAAGCCTCAAGCCTTTCCCGAAAAAATTATTGTAACCAATAAAAACAGTTACGAGATTATTAAAGTGAGTGAAATTATTTATTTGAAAGGTGATAAAAATTATACCTGGATATTTTTAGCTGAAGGACAATTTATAGCATCAAAAACTTTAAAAGAATTTGAAGATACCTTTGATAACAAACAATTTTTCAGAATACATCAATCGTTTATTATTAATAAAAACAACATTAAAAGAATACTTAATACTCGACCTGATCAAGTAGAATTATCAAACGGTATAAAACTAGGTATTGCTCGTGATCGAAAGAAAGAATTGATGGATTGGATTAGCGCATAA
- a CDS encoding 4Fe-4S dicluster domain-containing protein has product MAIKITDECINCGACEPECPNNAIYEGGNEWRLADGTSLKGGVTLLSGASMDADAPQAPKAMDTYYIVSDKCTECVGFHDEPQCAAVCPVDCCVDDMDVRESKEHLLAKKQSMHV; this is encoded by the coding sequence ATGGCAATAAAAATTACCGATGAGTGCATCAACTGTGGGGCTTGCGAGCCTGAATGTCCGAATAATGCAATTTATGAAGGCGGAAATGAATGGCGTTTGGCAGATGGAACCTCACTAAAAGGTGGAGTAACTTTACTAAGCGGTGCTAGTATGGATGCGGATGCTCCTCAAGCTCCCAAAGCTATGGATACCTATTACATTGTTAGCGATAAATGTACTGAATGTGTGGGTTTTCATGATGAACCACAATGTGCAGCAGTGTGCCCTGTGGATTGCTGCGTTGACGATATGGATGTTCGTGAAAGCAAAGAACATTTGCTTGCAAAAAAGCAATCTATGCACGTATAA